In Gemmatimonadaceae bacterium, the sequence GGAACGGGAGCTGCCGGTTGGTCGGCGCCGCGGGCTCCGGCGTGCGGGTCGCTGTGAAGACCACACCCTCCGACGCCACGAGCGGACGCCGCGCGCCATCCGGCGCTGTCACGCGGGCGCTCCGAAGCAGATCACGGAACGTCATGGGAACGAACATCGCCTCCCACTGCGTCATCTGCCGGTCGGAAGGCGTGCCAAGTCCGATGTCGATCCCCGTGTAGAGCACGTCGGATTCGGTCAGGCGCCGGGCGTCGTCGCGAAAGGTGCGGCCACTGGGGATCGTGTCGAACTGTCGCCGCAACGCGCCGCCGAGCGCGCGGTCGAGCACGTCGCGCACCCGGGTCGAGCAATTGTCGCTGAAGTAGTCGTAGCGGTAATACTTGTTCTCCTCGCGCGCATTCCACTCCACGTAGTCGCGCACGGCAACGCGCTGCGCGGGCGTGAGGTCGAGCTCCTGGATCCCGACCGAGCGGTTGACACTCTGGTAATAGGCCACGGTGAGACCGGCATCGTACGCCTCCACCGAGTAGCGCATCTCCCCGCGCAGGAATCGGGGGAGGAAGTCGGCCTCCGTGAACCTGAACACACCCCAGTTGTAGACGAGGTTGGTGTTCGTGCGCGCGTCGCGAATACCGAGGGCGTTGTGGCCGAACCGCTCCCAGATCGGATCGCCTTGCCCCATCGTCATCACGTAGACCTGGAGTTCGGAGCCTGGTTCAGCCGGAGGAGAGGGCGCGCGATCCTGTGCGCCCGCCGTGGACGGCAGGGT encodes:
- a CDS encoding DUF4105 domain-containing protein, which codes for MRGVRGRLAPWLFAIAYLTLPSTAGAQDRAPSPPAEPGSELQVYVMTMGQGDPIWERFGHNALGIRDARTNTNLVYNWGVFRFTEADFLPRFLRGEMRYSVEAYDAGLTVAYYQSVNRSVGIQELDLTPAQRVAVRDYVEWNAREENKYYRYDYFSDNCSTRVRDVLDRALGGALRRQFDTIPSGRTFRDDARRLTESDVLYTGIDIGLGTPSDRQMTQWEAMFVPMTFRDLLRSARVTAPDGARRPLVASEGVVFTATRTPEPAAPTNRQLPFLLIGSGIAALLFVVGVIAPTAGRSLAATWCALAGVLGLLILGLWTLTRHVWAYENVNLLYFNPLWFGVAWIVARRAAPGPRARRFLLICAGLAAVGVVLGALRWPQASEQVALLVLVPHAMVLATVWRRVRA